In one Methylobacterium sp. SyP6R genomic region, the following are encoded:
- a CDS encoding alpha/beta fold hydrolase, protein MPADLFPGFTSHWIETPGGRFFARAGGPADAPPLVLLHGFPQTHACWHRIAPSLARNHRVICLDLKGYGWSAAPKGDAAHEAYSKRQMGREVVAVMERLGHVRFGLVGHDRGARVGYRLALDEPGRIERLALLDILPTISQWQKMDREPEAYPHWRFLAQPAPIPEQEIGQAPIPYYEDLLRIWTGSGTLDAFSPGALDLYRQSWNVPERIHASCEDYRAGAGPDRAADEADLAEGRRLAGPVLVLVADRFVGRDGLDPVRQAWTGTFAPEDTTFEIVPSGHFVAEENPQATLTVLERFLAP, encoded by the coding sequence ATGCCCGCCGACCTGTTTCCCGGCTTCACGTCGCACTGGATCGAGACACCCGGCGGGCGCTTCTTCGCCCGGGCCGGCGGGCCTGCGGACGCACCACCCCTGGTGCTGCTGCACGGCTTTCCCCAGACCCATGCCTGCTGGCACCGGATCGCGCCTTCGCTCGCCCGCAACCACCGGGTGATCTGCCTCGACCTCAAGGGCTACGGCTGGTCGGCGGCGCCCAAGGGCGATGCGGCGCACGAGGCCTATTCGAAGCGGCAGATGGGCCGGGAGGTGGTCGCCGTGATGGAGCGGCTGGGCCATGTCCGCTTCGGGCTGGTCGGCCACGACCGCGGCGCCCGGGTCGGCTACCGCCTCGCCCTCGACGAGCCGGGCCGGATCGAGCGCCTCGCCCTCCTCGACATCCTGCCGACGATCTCCCAGTGGCAGAAGATGGACCGGGAGCCCGAGGCCTACCCGCATTGGCGCTTCCTGGCGCAGCCGGCGCCGATCCCCGAGCAGGAGATCGGCCAGGCGCCGATTCCCTATTACGAGGACCTGCTGCGGATCTGGACCGGCTCCGGCACCCTCGACGCCTTCTCCCCCGGCGCCCTCGACCTCTACCGCCAGAGCTGGAACGTGCCCGAGCGCATCCACGCGAGTTGCGAGGATTACCGCGCCGGGGCCGGCCCGGACCGGGCCGCCGACGAGGCCGACCTCGCGGAGGGGCGCCGCCTCGCCGGGCCGGTGCTGGTGCTGGTCGCAGACCGCTTCGTCGGCCGCGACGGGCTCGACCCGGTGCGCCAGGCCTGGACCGGCACCTTCGCGCCGGAGGACACCACCTTCGAGATCGTGCCCTCCGGCCATTTCGTCGCCGAGGAGAACCCGCAGGCGACGTTGACCGTGCTGGAGCGGTTCCTGGCCCCCTGA
- the purD gene encoding phosphoribosylamine--glycine ligase produces the protein MRDQHPLTLLLIGSGGREHALAWKLAQSPLCRRLLIAPGNPGTAAHGTNLALDVTDHDAVIAACRQEGVDFVVVGPEAPLVAGLVDALSEAGIRAFGPNAAAAQLEGSKAFTKELCREFSIPTASFARFRAVEPALAHLRAGRIPVVVKADGLAAGKGVVVAETLSEAEAAVETMLGGGMGAAGAEVVIEECMVGEEASLFALCDGTRAVLLGTAQDHKRVHDGDQGPNTGGMGAYSPAPVLTPDLEAEVMERIIRPTLDGMRARGTPFSGILYAGLMLTADGPMLIEYNTRFGDPECEVLMPRLASDLVPLLTAAASGDLSGIEPEWRTEVALTVIMAAPGYPGTVAKGSEIRGLAEAEAAGALVFQAGTRRDGERLVADGGRVLAVTALGRDVREAQGRAYAALDRIDWPEGFCRRDIGWRAVARET, from the coding sequence ATGCGCGACCAGCACCCCCTCACCCTCCTGCTGATCGGCTCCGGCGGGCGCGAGCATGCGCTGGCCTGGAAGCTGGCCCAGAGCCCGCTCTGCCGGCGCCTGCTGATCGCGCCGGGCAATCCCGGCACCGCGGCGCATGGCACCAACCTCGCCCTCGACGTCACCGACCATGACGCGGTGATCGCCGCCTGCCGGCAGGAGGGCGTCGATTTCGTGGTGGTCGGCCCCGAGGCGCCGCTCGTGGCGGGGCTGGTCGACGCGCTCTCGGAGGCCGGCATCAGGGCCTTCGGGCCGAACGCCGCGGCGGCCCAGCTCGAAGGCTCGAAGGCCTTCACCAAGGAACTCTGCCGGGAGTTCTCGATCCCGACCGCCAGCTTCGCGCGCTTCCGTGCGGTCGAGCCGGCGCTCGCCCACCTGCGCGCCGGCCGCATCCCGGTCGTCGTCAAGGCCGACGGTCTCGCCGCCGGCAAGGGCGTGGTGGTGGCCGAGACCCTGAGCGAGGCCGAAGCCGCCGTGGAGACCATGCTGGGCGGTGGGATGGGGGCCGCCGGGGCCGAGGTGGTGATCGAGGAGTGCATGGTCGGCGAGGAGGCGAGCCTGTTCGCCCTCTGCGACGGCACCCGCGCCGTGCTGCTCGGCACCGCCCAGGACCACAAGCGCGTCCATGACGGCGACCAGGGCCCGAATACCGGCGGCATGGGCGCCTATTCCCCCGCTCCCGTCCTCACGCCGGATCTTGAGGCGGAGGTGATGGAGCGGATCATCCGCCCGACCCTCGACGGCATGCGGGCGCGGGGCACGCCGTTCTCGGGCATCCTCTATGCCGGGCTGATGCTGACGGCCGACGGCCCGATGCTGATCGAGTACAACACCCGCTTCGGCGATCCCGAATGCGAGGTGCTGATGCCGCGCCTCGCCTCGGACCTGGTGCCGCTGCTCACCGCCGCCGCCTCGGGCGACCTGTCGGGCATCGAGCCCGAGTGGCGGACAGAGGTCGCGCTGACCGTCATCATGGCCGCGCCCGGCTATCCCGGGACCGTCGCCAAGGGCTCGGAAATCCGCGGGCTCGCCGAGGCGGAAGCCGCCGGCGCCCTGGTGTTCCAGGCCGGCACCAGGCGCGACGGCGAGCGGCTGGTGGCCGACGGCGGCCGGGTGCTGGCGGTGACGGCGCTCGGCCGCGACGTGCGCGAGGCACAAGGACGTGCCTATGCCGCCCTCGACCGGATCGACTGGCCTGAAGGCTTCTGCCGCCGCGACATCGGCTGGCGCGCGGTGGCGCGGGAGACCTGA
- a CDS encoding TRAP transporter substrate-binding protein yields the protein MSHTVSRRTLLAGAAAFPLATVFTRPVRAAEFEYKLATGQDPTHPVNIRAQEALNRIREASNGRLDIKLFPANQLGSDTDLLSQVRNGSVEFFNLSTSILSTFVPAAALPNTGFAFKDYNDVWKAMDGGLGTYIREQIAKTPIQTVSKVWDNGFRQITSSTREIKAPEDLKGFKIRVPPSPMLTSLFKAFDAGAAPLNFNELYSALQTKIFEGQENPLAIIATTRLYEVQKTCSLTGHVWDGYWILGNKKAVQRLPEDLRALVTRELDRSGDDERADIVKLNDSLVKDLGSKGITFIDVDRQKFRDALGRTTFYKDWKSKYGDAAWEHLEAVSGKLA from the coding sequence ATGAGCCACACCGTCTCCCGCCGTACCCTGCTAGCCGGTGCCGCCGCCTTCCCGCTGGCCACGGTCTTCACCCGGCCGGTCCGCGCCGCCGAGTTCGAGTACAAGCTCGCCACCGGCCAGGACCCGACCCACCCGGTCAACATCCGCGCGCAGGAAGCGCTGAACCGCATCCGCGAGGCCTCGAACGGCCGGCTCGACATCAAGCTGTTCCCGGCCAACCAGCTCGGCTCCGACACCGACCTGCTGTCGCAGGTGCGCAACGGCAGCGTCGAGTTCTTCAACCTCTCGACCTCGATCCTCTCGACCTTCGTGCCCGCCGCGGCTCTGCCGAATACCGGCTTCGCATTCAAGGATTACAACGACGTCTGGAAGGCGATGGACGGCGGTCTCGGGACGTATATCCGCGAGCAGATCGCCAAGACCCCGATCCAGACCGTGTCCAAGGTGTGGGACAACGGCTTCCGCCAGATCACCTCCTCGACCCGCGAGATCAAGGCGCCGGAAGACCTGAAGGGCTTCAAGATCCGCGTACCCCCGTCGCCGATGCTGACCTCGCTGTTCAAGGCGTTCGACGCCGGCGCCGCGCCGCTCAACTTCAACGAGCTGTACTCGGCATTGCAGACCAAGATCTTCGAGGGCCAGGAGAACCCGCTGGCGATCATCGCCACGACCCGGCTCTACGAGGTGCAGAAGACGTGCAGCCTGACCGGCCACGTCTGGGACGGCTACTGGATCCTCGGCAACAAGAAGGCCGTCCAGCGCCTGCCCGAGGACCTGCGCGCCCTCGTCACCCGTGAGCTCGACCGCTCGGGCGACGACGAGCGCGCCGACATCGTCAAACTCAACGACTCCCTGGTGAAGGACCTCGGATCGAAGGGAATCACCTTCATCGACGTCGACCGCCAGAAATTTCGCGATGCGCTCGGCCGCACGACCTTCTACAAGGATTGGAAGAGCAAGTACGGCGACGCGGCCTGGGAGCACCTCGAGGCGGTCTCCGGCAAACTGGCCTGA
- a CDS encoding NAD(P)-dependent oxidoreductase, with product MAVGTAHPVAFVGLGSMGLPMARNLVRHGFPVRGFDVRAEGRSAFAQSGGTPAATIAEMADGAGTLVLMVVNADQAEAVLFGEGALERLSADAAVVLMATCPPASVAALAKRVTATGRAFVDAPVSGGVVGAEAGTLTIMAAAPAAVIAQVRPLLEAMGDKVFHVGPEPGQGATMKAVNQLLCGVNLAAAAEALSLAAKVGIDGATALEIVSGSSASSWMLRDRGPRMLEETPRVTSAVDIFVKDLGIVLEAGRSEKAALPLAALAHQLFLAASGRGAGAEDDSQVIGSYRALNGMQ from the coding sequence ATGGCTGTAGGCACCGCGCATCCCGTCGCCTTCGTGGGCTTGGGCTCGATGGGCCTGCCGATGGCCCGCAACCTCGTGCGGCACGGCTTTCCCGTGCGCGGCTTCGACGTGCGGGCCGAGGGGCGGAGCGCCTTCGCGCAGTCCGGCGGGACTCCCGCCGCGACGATCGCCGAGATGGCCGACGGCGCCGGGACGCTGGTGCTGATGGTGGTCAATGCCGACCAGGCGGAGGCGGTGCTGTTCGGCGAGGGCGCCCTGGAGCGTCTCTCCGCCGACGCTGCCGTGGTGCTGATGGCGACCTGCCCGCCGGCTTCGGTGGCGGCTCTCGCCAAGCGCGTGACCGCGACCGGCCGGGCCTTCGTCGACGCTCCCGTCTCCGGAGGGGTCGTCGGCGCCGAGGCCGGGACGCTGACCATCATGGCGGCGGCCCCCGCCGCCGTGATCGCGCAGGTGCGGCCGCTGCTCGAGGCGATGGGCGACAAGGTGTTCCATGTCGGGCCAGAGCCCGGCCAGGGCGCCACCATGAAGGCGGTCAACCAGCTCCTCTGCGGGGTCAACCTCGCGGCGGCGGCGGAAGCCCTGTCGCTGGCGGCCAAGGTCGGCATCGACGGCGCGACGGCGCTGGAGATCGTCTCGGGCTCGTCCGCGTCGAGCTGGATGCTGCGCGACCGCGGGCCCCGGATGCTGGAGGAGACCCCGCGGGTCACCAGCGCGGTCGACATCTTCGTCAAGGATCTCGGCATCGTGCTGGAGGCCGGGCGCAGCGAGAAGGCGGCCCTGCCGCTGGCCGCCCTCGCGCATCAGCTCTTCCTCGCGGCATCGGGCCGTGGGGCGGGGGCCGAGGACGACAGCCAGGTGATCGGGTCGTACCGGGCGCTCAACGGAATGCAGTAG
- a CDS encoding transketolase family protein produces the protein MKRSKYTRPAWLSEANTGERLTTSAMIASLAGPDQRTAPAPFGHALAKLAEERPEIVGLTADLGKYTDLHIFAQKHPERFYQMGMAEQLLISAAAGMAREGFQPFATTYAVFAARRAYDFICMAIAEENLDVKIVCALPGLTTGYGPSHQATEDIAIFRGLPNMTILDPCDAHEIAQAVPAIADHKGPVYMRLLRGNVPLVLDEYGYKFELGKAKTIRDGNDVLIISTGLMTMRALEAADALKDDRIDVSVLHVPTIKPLDTQTILREAGKGGRLVVVAENHTVVGGLGEAVAGLLMRSGTVPKAFRQVGLPDEFLDAGALPTLHDRYGISTSAMVRSIREWL, from the coding sequence ATGAAACGCTCGAAGTACACGCGCCCGGCCTGGCTCTCCGAGGCCAATACGGGCGAGCGCCTGACCACCTCGGCGATGATCGCCTCGCTCGCCGGACCCGACCAGCGCACCGCCCCGGCCCCGTTCGGCCATGCGCTCGCCAAGCTCGCCGAGGAGCGGCCGGAGATCGTCGGGCTCACCGCCGATCTCGGCAAGTACACCGACCTGCACATCTTCGCCCAGAAGCACCCCGAGCGCTTCTACCAGATGGGCATGGCCGAGCAGCTGCTGATCAGCGCCGCCGCCGGCATGGCCCGCGAGGGCTTCCAGCCCTTCGCCACCACCTACGCGGTGTTCGCGGCGCGGCGCGCCTACGACTTCATCTGCATGGCGATCGCGGAGGAGAACCTCGACGTCAAGATCGTCTGCGCGCTGCCGGGCCTGACCACCGGCTACGGCCCGAGCCACCAGGCGACGGAAGACATCGCGATCTTCCGCGGCCTGCCCAACATGACGATCCTCGACCCCTGCGACGCGCACGAGATCGCGCAGGCCGTGCCGGCCATCGCCGATCACAAGGGGCCGGTCTACATGCGGCTCCTGCGCGGCAACGTGCCCCTGGTGCTCGACGAGTACGGCTACAAATTCGAGCTCGGCAAGGCCAAGACGATCCGCGACGGCAACGACGTCCTGATCATTTCGACAGGCCTGATGACCATGCGGGCGCTCGAGGCCGCGGATGCGCTGAAAGACGACAGGATCGACGTCTCGGTGCTGCACGTGCCCACGATCAAGCCGCTCGACACGCAGACCATCCTGCGCGAGGCCGGCAAGGGCGGACGCCTGGTGGTGGTGGCCGAGAACCACACGGTCGTCGGCGGCCTGGGCGAGGCGGTGGCGGGGCTGCTGATGCGCTCCGGCACGGTGCCGAAGGCCTTCCGCCAGGTCGGCCTGCCGGACGAGTTCCTGGATGCCGGCGCCCTGCCGACCCTCCACGACCGTTACGGCATCTCGACCAGCGCCATGGTGCGGAGCATCCGCGAATGGCTGTAG
- the xseA gene encoding exodeoxyribonuclease VII large subunit, translated as MSASAFSAPIANVPEWSVTELATALKRTLEDAFGHVRLKGEISGYRGPHGSGHAYFSLKDGGAKIDAVIWKGTMLRLRHKPKEGLEVVVTGRITTYPGKSAYQIVVDSLEPAGAGAWMALLEERRRLLAAEGLFDAARKRPVPYLPTVVGVVTSPTGAVIRDILHRLADRFPRPVLVWPVRVQGEGAAEEIAAAIHGFNALEPGGAIPRPDVLIVARGGGSIEDLWCFNEEIVVRAAAASTIPLISAVGHETDVTLIDHAADRRAPTPTGAAEMAVPVLHDLLADLDSLSRRHAGALIRLVDQRRGELRGLARALPGPEALLAQKRQRLDLAEARLAPALAANARDAQGRLNRALQGLARNPPSLRLARARERLAAIDHRPRHALERVLAVQGERLNGVARRLDRAPAQGLERLAGRLSRATALFSSLNYRSVLARGYALVLDGSGRPVGAAEAARAAGQVTVEFADGRVAATIDGAAPPETPPSPARPAPRRAARRKESGTDAKKAPEAGALQGSLFER; from the coding sequence ATGTCCGCTTCCGCCTTCTCCGCCCCGATCGCCAACGTGCCCGAATGGTCGGTCACCGAACTGGCGACCGCCCTCAAGCGCACCCTCGAGGATGCGTTCGGGCATGTGCGCCTCAAGGGCGAGATCTCGGGCTATCGCGGCCCGCACGGCTCCGGCCACGCCTATTTCAGCCTCAAGGATGGCGGCGCCAAGATCGACGCCGTGATCTGGAAGGGCACGATGCTGCGGCTGCGCCACAAGCCCAAGGAGGGGCTGGAGGTCGTGGTCACCGGGCGGATCACGACCTATCCGGGCAAGTCCGCCTACCAGATCGTGGTCGATTCGCTCGAACCCGCCGGGGCCGGCGCCTGGATGGCGCTCCTGGAGGAGCGCCGCCGGCTGCTGGCCGCCGAAGGCCTGTTCGACGCCGCGCGCAAGCGGCCGGTGCCCTACCTGCCCACGGTCGTCGGCGTCGTCACCTCGCCGACCGGCGCGGTGATCCGCGACATCCTGCATCGGCTCGCCGACCGGTTCCCGCGCCCCGTCCTGGTCTGGCCGGTGCGGGTCCAGGGGGAGGGCGCGGCGGAAGAGATCGCGGCGGCGATCCACGGCTTCAACGCGCTGGAGCCCGGCGGCGCGATCCCGCGGCCGGACGTGCTGATCGTCGCCCGCGGCGGCGGCTCGATCGAGGATCTGTGGTGCTTCAACGAGGAGATCGTGGTGCGGGCCGCCGCCGCCAGCACGATCCCGCTGATCTCCGCCGTCGGGCACGAGACCGACGTCACGCTGATCGACCACGCCGCCGACCGGCGCGCCCCGACCCCGACCGGCGCCGCCGAGATGGCGGTGCCGGTGCTCCACGACTTGCTGGCCGACCTCGACTCCCTGAGCCGGCGCCATGCCGGCGCGCTGATCCGTCTCGTCGACCAGCGCCGGGGCGAGTTGCGCGGGCTCGCCCGCGCGCTGCCGGGCCCGGAGGCGCTGCTGGCCCAGAAGCGCCAGCGCCTGGACCTCGCGGAAGCCCGCCTGGCGCCGGCGCTCGCCGCCAATGCGCGGGACGCGCAAGGCCGCCTCAACCGGGCGCTCCAGGGCCTTGCCCGCAATCCACCGTCCTTGCGCCTCGCCCGGGCTCGCGAGCGCCTGGCGGCGATCGACCATCGCCCGCGCCACGCCCTGGAGCGGGTGCTGGCGGTGCAGGGCGAGCGGCTGAACGGGGTGGCGCGTCGGCTGGACCGGGCGCCGGCCCAGGGCCTCGAACGCCTCGCGGGCCGCCTGTCGCGGGCGACCGCCCTGTTCTCCAGCCTCAACTACCGCTCGGTGCTGGCCCGCGGCTACGCGCTGGTGCTCGACGGCTCCGGCCGGCCGGTCGGCGCGGCGGAGGCGGCGCGGGCGGCCGGGCAGGTGACAGTGGAGTTCGCCGACGGGCGCGTCGCCGCCACGATCGACGGCGCGGCTCCGCCCGAGACCCCGCCGTCTCCGGCGCGACCGGCCCCGCGCCGGGCGGCCCGGCGCAAGGAGAGCGGGACCGACGCGAAAAAGGCGCCCGAGGCGGGCGCCTTGCAGGGATCGCTGTTCGAGAGGTGA
- a CDS encoding TRAP transporter large permease encodes MHVDIATETPALPAASANRAWARTLDTALGPLIEIPAALLVVAEVVVLLAGVVSRYIFHSPIVWSDELASILFLWLAMLGSVVAYRRAEHMRMTALVSMASVKTQAFLEAVALAAGLAFVLMLLHPAYEFAAEEVFVQTPALEITNAWRAAALPVGFGLMLVVAALRLIECADWRHAVGAVAVTALVIAALWLAEPLLRGLGNWNLLIFFVLGVGALVFTGVPIAFAFGLATFGYLMLTTRAPAMVVVGRMDEGMSHLILLAVPLFVFLGLLIEMTGMAKAMVGFLASMLGHVRGGLHYVLVGAMYLVSGISGSKAADMAAVAPVLFPEMKKRGAKEGDLVALLAATGAQTETIPPSLVLITIGSVTGVSITALFTGGLLPGVVLGITLCTLVWWRYRGEDLSHVRRATKGEVLKSLVIAFPAIALPFVIRAAVVEGVATATEVSTIGIVYAILAGLLIYRQFDWRRVYPMLVSTASLSGAILLIIGAATGMAWALTQSGFSQSLAVMMKSLPGGALGFLVVSAVAFVILGSVLEGIPAIVLFGPLLFPIARQVGVHEVHYAMVVILAMGVGLFAPPFGVGYYAACAISRIHPDAGIKPIIGYMTALLVGLVVVILVPWISIGFLG; translated from the coding sequence ATGCATGTCGACATCGCGACGGAGACGCCGGCCTTGCCGGCGGCCTCCGCCAATCGCGCCTGGGCGCGCACGCTCGACACCGCCCTCGGCCCGCTGATCGAGATCCCGGCCGCCCTCCTGGTGGTGGCCGAGGTGGTGGTGCTGCTGGCCGGCGTCGTCAGCCGCTACATCTTCCACTCGCCGATCGTGTGGTCGGACGAACTGGCCTCGATCCTGTTCCTGTGGCTGGCGATGCTCGGCTCGGTGGTGGCCTACCGCCGCGCCGAGCACATGCGGATGACGGCTTTGGTCAGCATGGCCTCGGTGAAGACCCAGGCCTTCCTGGAGGCGGTGGCGCTCGCCGCCGGCCTCGCCTTCGTGCTGATGCTGCTGCATCCGGCCTACGAGTTCGCGGCGGAGGAGGTCTTCGTCCAGACGCCGGCGCTCGAGATCACCAATGCCTGGCGCGCCGCCGCCCTGCCGGTCGGCTTCGGCCTGATGCTGGTGGTCGCGGCCCTGCGCCTGATCGAATGCGCCGACTGGCGCCACGCGGTCGGCGCGGTGGCCGTCACGGCCCTCGTCATCGCGGCGCTCTGGCTCGCCGAGCCGCTGCTGCGCGGCTTGGGCAACTGGAACCTGCTGATCTTCTTCGTGCTCGGCGTCGGCGCCCTCGTCTTCACCGGCGTGCCGATCGCCTTCGCGTTCGGGCTCGCCACCTTCGGCTACCTGATGCTCACCACCCGGGCCCCCGCCATGGTGGTGGTCGGGCGCATGGACGAGGGGATGAGCCACCTCATCCTGCTGGCCGTGCCGCTCTTCGTGTTCCTCGGCCTGCTGATCGAGATGACCGGCATGGCCAAGGCCATGGTGGGTTTTCTCGCCAGCATGCTCGGCCACGTCCGCGGCGGCCTGCATTACGTGCTGGTCGGCGCGATGTACCTCGTCTCGGGGATTTCGGGCTCCAAGGCCGCCGACATGGCGGCGGTGGCCCCCGTGCTGTTTCCCGAGATGAAGAAGCGCGGCGCCAAGGAGGGCGACCTCGTGGCGCTGCTCGCCGCCACCGGCGCACAGACCGAGACCATCCCGCCCTCGCTGGTGCTCATCACCATCGGGTCGGTGACCGGCGTGTCGATCACCGCGCTCTTCACCGGCGGCCTGCTGCCCGGCGTGGTGCTCGGCATCACGCTGTGCACACTGGTCTGGTGGCGCTACCGGGGCGAGGATCTCAGCCACGTCCGGCGCGCCACCAAGGGCGAGGTCCTGAAGTCCTTGGTCATCGCCTTCCCGGCCATCGCGCTCCCCTTCGTCATCCGCGCCGCGGTGGTGGAGGGTGTGGCGACCGCCACGGAAGTCTCGACCATCGGCATCGTCTACGCGATCCTCGCCGGCCTCCTGATCTACCGCCAGTTCGACTGGCGCCGGGTCTACCCGATGCTGGTCTCGACCGCCTCCCTGTCGGGGGCAATCCTGCTGATCATCGGGGCGGCGACCGGCATGGCCTGGGCGCTGACCCAATCGGGCTTCTCGCAGAGCCTCGCCGTGATGATGAAGAGCCTGCCCGGCGGCGCGCTCGGCTTCCTGGTCGTGTCGGCGGTGGCCTTCGTGATCCTCGGCTCGGTGCTGGAGGGCATCCCGGCGATCGTGCTGTTCGGCCCGCTGCTATTCCCGATCGCCCGCCAGGTCGGCGTGCACGAGGTGCACTACGCGATGGTGGTGATCCTGGCGATGGGCGTCGGCCTGTTCGCGCCGCCGTTCGGGGTCGGGTACTACGCGGCCTGCGCGATCAGCCGGATCCACCCCGATGCCGGCATCAAGCCGATCATCGGCTACATGACCGCCCTGCTGGTCGGCCTCGTGGTGGTGATCCTGGTGCCGTGGATCTCGATCGGCTTCCTGGGGTGA
- a CDS encoding SDR family NAD(P)-dependent oxidoreductase, producing the protein MLLTDKVCLITGAASLRGIGRATAQLFASHGAKVVILDLDAGQAEEAARSLGEGHLGLACNVTDKAACQAAADEVVSRFGRIDVLINNAGITQPLKFMEIEPGNYDAVLDVNLRGTLYMSQAVVPQMRKQQSGSIVCMSSVSAQRGGGIFGGPHYSAAKGGVLGLGKAMARELGPDTVRVNSITPGLIQTDITGGKLTDELKVEIAKGIPLGRLGVADDVANACLFLASDLSSYITGAVIDVNGGMLIH; encoded by the coding sequence ATGCTGCTGACCGACAAGGTGTGCCTGATCACCGGCGCCGCTTCGCTGCGGGGCATCGGCCGCGCCACCGCGCAGCTCTTCGCCAGCCACGGCGCCAAGGTGGTGATCCTCGATCTCGATGCCGGCCAGGCCGAAGAGGCCGCCCGCTCGCTCGGCGAGGGCCACCTGGGTCTTGCCTGCAACGTCACCGACAAGGCCGCCTGCCAGGCCGCCGCCGACGAGGTGGTGTCGCGCTTCGGGCGCATCGACGTGCTGATCAACAATGCCGGCATCACCCAGCCGCTGAAGTTCATGGAGATCGAGCCCGGCAATTACGACGCGGTGCTCGACGTCAACCTGCGCGGCACGCTCTACATGAGCCAGGCGGTGGTGCCGCAGATGCGCAAGCAGCAATCCGGCTCGATCGTCTGCATGTCGTCGGTCTCGGCGCAGCGCGGCGGCGGCATCTTCGGCGGCCCGCATTACAGCGCCGCCAAGGGCGGCGTGCTGGGCCTCGGCAAGGCGATGGCCCGCGAGCTCGGCCCGGACACGGTGCGGGTCAACAGCATCACCCCCGGCCTGATCCAGACCGACATCACCGGCGGCAAGCTCACCGACGAGCTGAAGGTCGAGATCGCCAAGGGCATCCCGCTCGGCCGCCTCGGCGTCGCCGACGACGTCGCCAATGCCTGCCTGTTCCTGGCCTCCGACCTCTCCTCCTACATCACCGGCGCCGTCATCGACGTGAACGGCGGCATGCTGATCCACTGA
- a CDS encoding transketolase — MPATEPGRNGPSLAERAYRIRRNALLMGEVQGQGYIAQALGIADVLAVSYFHAMRYRPDDPEWEGRDRFLLSIGHYAIALYAALLEAGILPEDELTSYGADDSRLPMSGMAAYTPGMEITGGSLGQGLALAVGFCLGLKRKKSDSFVYCLISDGELGEGSIWEGAWSASHWKLDNLIAIVDVNNQQADGPASQVTGFEPAASRFESFGWHVQRVDGNDIDALVQAFDAAKACAEQKPRIIICDTKMAKGIPFLEARERNHFLRVEPQEWQDAIKILDAGRPA, encoded by the coding sequence ATGCCTGCCACAGAACCCGGGCGGAACGGCCCGTCGCTGGCCGAGCGCGCCTACCGCATCCGCCGCAACGCCCTGCTGATGGGCGAAGTGCAGGGCCAGGGCTACATCGCCCAGGCGCTGGGCATCGCCGACGTGCTGGCGGTGTCGTACTTCCACGCCATGCGCTACCGGCCGGACGATCCGGAATGGGAGGGGCGCGACCGCTTCCTGCTCTCGATCGGCCACTACGCCATCGCGCTCTATGCCGCGCTCCTCGAGGCCGGGATCCTGCCCGAGGACGAGCTGACGAGCTACGGCGCCGACGACAGCCGCCTGCCGATGTCCGGCATGGCCGCCTACACCCCCGGCATGGAGATCACCGGCGGCTCCCTCGGCCAGGGCCTGGCGCTCGCGGTCGGCTTCTGCCTGGGCTTGAAGCGCAAGAAGTCGGATTCGTTCGTCTACTGCCTGATCTCCGACGGCGAGCTCGGCGAGGGCTCGATCTGGGAAGGCGCCTGGTCGGCGAGCCACTGGAAGCTCGACAACCTGATCGCCATCGTCGACGTCAACAACCAGCAGGCCGACGGCCCGGCCTCGCAGGTCACCGGCTTCGAGCCGGCGGCGTCGCGCTTCGAATCCTTCGGCTGGCACGTCCAGCGGGTCGACGGCAACGACATCGACGCCCTGGTCCAGGCCTTCGACGCGGCCAAGGCCTGCGCCGAACAGAAGCCCCGCATCATCATCTGCGACACCAAGATGGCGAAGGGCATCCCGTTCCTGGAGGCGCGCGAGCGCAACCACTTCCTGCGGGTGGAGCCGCAGGAATGGCAGGACGCGATCAAGATCCTGGATGCCGGGAGGCCCGCATGA